Genomic segment of Myxococcus stipitatus:
TCGCACGGGCGCGCTCGGCAGGGCCGCGGGCACCAACGCGCTCAGCGTGGATGCGGACGATGTGCCCACCGCGTTGATGGCCACCACGCTGACGCCGTAGGTCGCTCCATTCGTCAGACCCGTGAAGGTGACCGTGGTCTCGGTCGTGGTGAGCGACTGCCCACCGGGGCTCAGCGTCACGGTGTAGCCCTGGAGGGGCTGTCCTCCATCCGAGGGGACGCGCCAGCTCAACGTCACCTGCTGGTCACCCGTCTTCCACGATGACCAGGAGGGCGCATTCGGCACGCTGGAGGTTCGCACCGACGAGGACACGCTCGAGACCTTGCGCGTACCGTCCGAGTACACCGCCGTCACGGTGAAGGTGTAGCTCGTGCCGTTCGCCAGCCCGGTGACCTGCGCGGAGCGAGCCGTGGGCACGGCCGAGACCAGTGCCCCTCCTGGAGAGGCCTTCACCTCGAAGGCGGTGAGCACACCCGTCGGGATGGTCGGAGAGAGTCCCCAGGAGACCTCCGCGGACCGGATGCCCGGAACGGCCTTCACGTTGATGGGCGTCGAGAACACCAACGCGCTCGTCACCGCGCCAGCATCTCGCCCTCCCCCATCGGGCGGGCCCGCGTCCTGACTGCCCGCATCTCCGGGAGCCCCCGCGTCACCCGGGCCGCCATCACCGCCGGGGCTCGCGAGAAAGGACTCACAGCCTTCCGAGGAGCACTCGCCAGAGCGGCACTGCGCCTCGGAACAAGAAGTCGCGTTGTTGTTGGATTTCTCTCCACAGCCAGCCGTCGCCAGTGCCGTGAAGGCCAGCAGGATGCACCAGACACTTCGCATGTCGCCCTCGGTCCCCGTGCCCCTCGGAGGTCGCGTCGTGCGCGACGTCGAGAGGCCCCTGAGTTCCCCCGTTCAACGACCCTGCCCGCGAATTGTCGCGGCCGGGTTGGAACGGGAGGGCGTCCATGGACGACGCCCCAGGTCGGGCTGAGGGCGCTTGCGCGAGAGTGGCTCAGCTCAACGACGCCGTGGCCTGCGCGAGCTTCTCCTGCGCGGCCTCCCACTGCGCGTAGAGCTCCTCGAGCGTGGACTTCCCCTCGCGGTGCGCATCCATCAACGGCTTGGCCCGAGCGAAGTCGTTGTAGAGGACGGGGTCCGCCAGCTGGCCCTCGCGCTCCTTCTGCTCGGCCTCCACCTTGGCGATGCGCTCCTCCAGCCTGGCGATCTCCTTCTTGAGCGGGCCCTCCACGACGCTCTTGCGCTGACGGGCCTCCGCCTCCAGGCGCTTGCGCTCCTTCTCCGTCATGGGGCCGGACGAAGCCTTCTCGCCCCGACCCGCCACCGCGCCGCCCGCCGCGGCCTCCGCCTCCAGGCGCTGCTGCTCCTGGTGGTAGAGGTAGTCGTCGAGGTTGCCCGGATGCGGCGTCAGCTTCCCGTCCGCCACCTCCCACACCTGCGTCGACAGGCCGTTGATGAAGCTGCGGCTGTGGCTGACGAACAGCAGCGTGCCGCCGTACAGCTTCAGCGCCTCGATGAGCATCTCGGACGAGTCGAGGTCCAGGTGGTTGGTGGGCTCGTCCATCAGCAGGAAGTTGGAGGGCACCAGGAGGAGCTTGGCCAGCGCCACGCGCGCCCGCTCTCCACCGCTGAGCACGCCGATGGGCTTCTCCACGTCATCGCCGCTGAAGAGGAACGCGCCCAGCACGCCGCGCACGTAGCTCTCCGGCTTGTCGGCCGCGAGCGGACGCACCTCCTCGAGGATGGTGTTCGTCCGGTCCAGCTTGTCCGCGTGGTGCTGCGCGTAATAGCCCACCACCACGTTGTGCCCGAGCGTCACCGTGCCCGAGTCCGGCACCAGCTCCCCGGCCACCATCTTCAGGAGCGTCGTCTTGCCGGCGCCATTCGCGCCCACCACGGCGATGCGCTGCCCGCGCTCCACCCGGCCGGAGAGATGGTCATAGACCGTCTGAGCGCCGTACCGCTTGGTGATGCCTTCCAGCGTCACCACGTCGCGGCCGCTGCGCTCCACTTCCGGGAAGCGGAACTTCATCGTCGACCGCTCTTCCAGGACGTGGACCTTCTCCAGCTTCTCGATCATCTTGGCGCGGCTCTGCGCCTGCTTCGCCTTGGTCGCCTTCGCGCCGAAGCGGTCGATGAAGGACTGGAGCTCCGCGCGCCGCGCCTCCACCTTCTCCGCCCGGGCCTGGAGCAGCACCTTCTCCTCGGCGCGCAGGCGCTTGTATTCGTCGTAGTTGCCGGCGTACTCGCGCACGCCCTCCAGCTCCAGCGACACCACCCGGTCGATCTGCCGGTTGAGGAAGTCCTTGTCGTGGGAGATGAGGACCATCGCCTTGTTGGACCGGCGCAGGAAGCCGTCGAACCACGTGAGCGTGGGGACGTCCAGGTGGTTGGTGGGCTCGTCGAGCAGCAGGAGGTCCGGGTCCTGGAGCAGCAGTCCGGCGAGCGCCGCGCGCATCCGCCAGCCTCCCGACAGGGCCGACGTGGGCTTGAGCAGGTCGGCGTCCTTGAAGCCCAGGCCCTTGAGGATGCGCTCGGCGTGGTGCTTGCCGAAGCGGTTCTCGAAGTCGTCCAGCTCCGCGTGCAGGTCCGCCAGGGACTGGGCCAGCTCGAGCTGGTCCTCCTCGTCCGAGGCCTCCGCCAGCGCCGCCTCGGTGTCCTTCAGGCGGCTCTCCAGGGTGTCTCGGCCGGGGACGGTGCTCATCACCGCCTCCACCACCGTGCCCTCCGGAAGTCCCGCGATTTCCTGGGGCAGATACCCCCAGCGGGCCCGCCGGCGGTACGTGAGGGACCCCGAGTCTGGCTGGATGACCCCGGCCAGGATCTTCATCAAGGTGCTCTTGCCCGTCCCGTTGGCGCCGACGAGGCCTACACGGTCCTTGGGCCCGAGGGAGAAGCTGTCACTGTCGAAGAGGACCTTCTTTCCATAGGAGAGGCTGAGGTCCTGGGCGATGACGAGGCTCATGGCGGTGGGGGATGTAACAGCCCCGGGCCCCCTGGGAAATGGCGCAGATGCCCGGCCGGCGAACGAGGAGGCCATCGTCCCCTTTCCGGACCCGGCCAGGGCCTGCCTATACTCCGCCCCCACATGGCTGCCCCTTGCCCCCATTGCGGAAGTACCGACGGCGTCGACCATCTCTGCGCAGGCCAGAGCCTCCAGCTCATCGGCCAGGTGCTCGATGGCCGCTACAAGATTGAGAGCGTCCTCGGCCAGGGCGGCATGGGCATGGTGTTCCGCGCCACGCAGACCTCCGTGCAGCGCCCCGTCGCGGTGAAGACGCTGAACCCGTCGCTGGCCGCGGCGCCCCAGTTCTTCGAGCGCTTCCGCCGTGAGGCGGAGATCGCCAGCCGGCTGCGCCACCCGAACATCATCACCATCTTCGACTTCGGGCGCGCGCCCGACGGCACCTGCTACTACGTGATGGAGCTCCTGCAGGGCGAAAGCCTCAAGGAGGTCGTCAAGCGCGAGGGGCCCATGTCCCTGCGCCGCGCCACCAGCCTCATCGAGCAGGCCACCCAGGGCCTTGCCCACGCGCACACCGAGGGCTGCGTCCACCGCGACCTGAAGCCGCACAACATCATGGTGCAGGACCTGGGCGGCCGGGACTTCGTCAAGGTGCTGGACTTCGGTCTCGTCAAGGCGCTGGAGGCCGAGGAGGAGGAGCAGCTCACCTCCACGGGCCAGGTGCTGGGCACCCCGCAGTACATGCCGCCGGAGCAGGCCGGTGGCGAGTCGGTGGACCAGCGCTCGGACCTGTACTCGATGGCGGGCGTGCTCTACTTCTGCCTCACGGGCAGCTCGCCGTTCGGGGCGAACACGGTGCGCAAGGCGCTCACCGCGTCCCTCACGCAGCAGGTGCCGCCCGTCAACAGCAAGCGCCAGGGCGCGCCCGTCCCCGTCGCGCTGGATGCGTTCTTCAAGAAGGCCCTCTCCCCCGAGAAGGACGACCGCTACCAGAACGCGCAGGAGTTCATCGACGCGATGCTGGACACCGTCGTCGACGCGAGCCCCGAGCAGCTCGACGCCATGCCCAGTGGAGGCGCCAGCTCCGGGGTGAGCGAGCGAGGCAGTGGCAGCCGTCACGGCAGTCGTGCCGGGCGAGTCGGTGGCAGCG
This window contains:
- a CDS encoding serine/threonine-protein kinase translates to MAAPCPHCGSTDGVDHLCAGQSLQLIGQVLDGRYKIESVLGQGGMGMVFRATQTSVQRPVAVKTLNPSLAAAPQFFERFRREAEIASRLRHPNIITIFDFGRAPDGTCYYVMELLQGESLKEVVKREGPMSLRRATSLIEQATQGLAHAHTEGCVHRDLKPHNIMVQDLGGRDFVKVLDFGLVKALEAEEEEQLTSTGQVLGTPQYMPPEQAGGESVDQRSDLYSMAGVLYFCLTGSSPFGANTVRKALTASLTQQVPPVNSKRQGAPVPVALDAFFKKALSPEKDDRYQNAQEFIDAMLDTVVDASPEQLDAMPSGGASSGVSERGSGSRHGSRAGRVGGSGSGVRSASRVGAGPGRGSTPSNVQVARSQVGNAGGNTSASRVRAAAAAKAAPPPPPPPEPEGMSLGKKVAFIAVPLVLLGIGGAVVLGSKGDPQVPTTQQVVEVPRDNPETKPSTTGREAQAAVPQTLRVKFNSTPSGAAIFEGDEQIGTTPIELMLPRDKSHQLSFRLANHKSEERSLNFSRVAGDSQTVDVTLEAVRTATPSRPKPPRSGNSGSDITVFE
- a CDS encoding ABC-F family ATP-binding cassette domain-containing protein, whose product is MSLVIAQDLSLSYGKKVLFDSDSFSLGPKDRVGLVGANGTGKSTLMKILAGVIQPDSGSLTYRRRARWGYLPQEIAGLPEGTVVEAVMSTVPGRDTLESRLKDTEAALAEASDEEDQLELAQSLADLHAELDDFENRFGKHHAERILKGLGFKDADLLKPTSALSGGWRMRAALAGLLLQDPDLLLLDEPTNHLDVPTLTWFDGFLRRSNKAMVLISHDKDFLNRQIDRVVSLELEGVREYAGNYDEYKRLRAEEKVLLQARAEKVEARRAELQSFIDRFGAKATKAKQAQSRAKMIEKLEKVHVLEERSTMKFRFPEVERSGRDVVTLEGITKRYGAQTVYDHLSGRVERGQRIAVVGANGAGKTTLLKMVAGELVPDSGTVTLGHNVVVGYYAQHHADKLDRTNTILEEVRPLAADKPESYVRGVLGAFLFSGDDVEKPIGVLSGGERARVALAKLLLVPSNFLLMDEPTNHLDLDSSEMLIEALKLYGGTLLFVSHSRSFINGLSTQVWEVADGKLTPHPGNLDDYLYHQEQQRLEAEAAAGGAVAGRGEKASSGPMTEKERKRLEAEARQRKSVVEGPLKKEIARLEERIAKVEAEQKEREGQLADPVLYNDFARAKPLMDAHREGKSTLEELYAQWEAAQEKLAQATASLS